The sequence below is a genomic window from Bos javanicus breed banteng chromosome 5, ARS-OSU_banteng_1.0, whole genome shotgun sequence.
GCTTCCGcattggctcagtgggtaaagaatctgcctgaaatgcaggagacgcaggagacttaggttcaatccctgggttgggaagaaccctggagaaggaaatggcaacccactccaatattcttgcctgaaaaatctcatggacagtggagcctggcaggctgcagtccatggggtcacaaagtcagatacgactgagcgaccaagcacatcTTGTTTCAGCATTCTTGGAGATACCCATCTTTCTCTAGTGTAGGAATATACTATCATTTCCTTCTGTTAATCTTCTCCCCACCTGTAACACTTATTATCTAGATTTGgtatctgcatttattttttggtgcttatctacctacctatctattgttttccattatcAACTTAATGTCTTGTTTTCTACTGCTTTCAGTTCaattaagttcagtcactcagtcgtgtctgactctttgccaccccagggactgcagggtgccaggcttctttgtccatcaccaactcctggagcttactcaaacttatgtccatcgagtcagtgatgcaatccaaccatctcaccctctgtcatccccttctcctctagccttcaatcttatcagggtcttttccaaagagtcagttctttgcatcaggtggccaaagtattggagttttagcttcagcatcagtctttgcaatgaatattcaggactgatttcctttaggtttgactggtttgatctccttgcagtccaagggactctcaagagtcttctccaacatcacagttcaaaagtaccaattctttggtgctcatgtttttttatggtccacctctcacatccacacatgaccactggaaaaaccataactctgACTATAtgggactttgtcagcaaaatatatttgtttacttttctgtatcagagacattacttattaaaaaaacagctttttaatatgtctaggttggtcatagcttttcttccaaggagcaagaatcgtttaatttcatgactgcagtcaccaatctgcagtgattttggagccccccaaaataaagtctctcactgtttccattatttccccatctacttgctatgaagcaataggaccggatgccatgatcttagtttcctgaatgttgagtttaagccaactttttcactctcctctttcactttcatcaggagtctctttagttcttctttactttctgtcataagggtggtgtcatctgcgtatctgaggtttttgatatttctcccggcaatcttgattccagcttgtgcttcatccagcctggcatttcacatgacatactctgcatataagttaaataagcagggtgacaatatacaacattGACATACTcgtttcccgatttggaaccagtctgttgtttatcTACTGCTTTATGGAAAGGTTTATCAGATCTGATGTTCTAgctcattatttttgttttagttctttcTTTCCTGGTATTAGTctcatctttatttcatttatgtttttcagCAGTattttttacctatttttataatgttttatccTTCGTTTAATCAGTATCATTCCTATCTTTATGAGGAACTTATACTTATTTTAAGCTCttgatgctttttttctttggctcataTATTGTCTTTTGTGTAATCTTGTCCCCAGGCCTTACTGTACCCCACAGTGGATGCATTCCTCAGATGGGTAGTTCTTTTGGCTTCTGAACTCATGACCTCTGCATAGCTTCAGCTATCCTGTCCAGTGATGTATGGGCTGAAGCTTAAGTCCTGGTCTGTGACCTTCTGGATGAATTTAAAGAAACGACAAAGCTGATCCTCAGGGCAGAATGTCCAAGTCATTATGGAACAGTTCTTACCTTACTTGGGTTcttaaaaagttctttaaaaaattcctaagttttattttaaactctttgCAAGAAGCAGCATTCAGAAAAGACCATCTGTTTAGATTTGTAATTCATAAGTCCACAACCTTGGGGATTTTGGGGAGAGGATAGAGGAATGAACACCCAGTGTTTTTATTATCTCCTTACCCTAGCACTGCTCTGATGTTATCTTGAGAATACTAGGTAGGTAAAGCTGTTTCTTTTGATTCTTGTCTACAGTGGTGACAGGAGAGATAAAGCCTACCAACCTACACATTTAGACATTTAACATTCCAAAAGTTCATCTGCAGAATCAGTAAATTCATTCCTTTGCTTTGTGACTTGAGTTACATACCCAGTAAGTATTGACATAAAGCTAGCAAGATGAACAGTTTCAGAAGGGCAtgacttgtctttttatttttctttctctcttttttgaacAAGTACATTTAAAAGGTGATACATTCCTTCCAAAAttcatttctaaatgtttatattaTGAAGGCTGACTGAAGCCCTGGCTAGTGTCCTTGTACTTTGATTTACACCAAGTACTCTTATTCTTCATCTCATTTATACTCAGAGATATCCAGGTCACATGGGGTTGATGGCAGCCTAGTCCTAACAATCTGCTGCCAAGTGTTCTGCCTTGTTTTATCAAATGTGTGAATAATCTAGCTATCCAAGGATGCAAGTGGACATAAGAGGAATGGAAATAAACTGGTCTTGTTGCACAGGGATTTCAAATCGAATGACCAGCATTTTTACAGTCCTGCTTATGTTAATACAATCAATTTAGTGCTTATTCTTACTAGGTAAGCCTGAGTTTCTTGAAAATGACATTGATTATATTGACATCCATATTGTTATAATGGACGTCATTTCTTAAGCATAATaatgacttaaaaattttatgcctattattttatttaattctcacaactacCCTATAAGATAGACACTATATTATCCACATTTTAGAGTTGAGAAAAATAAGCTTTAGGCAGGTGAAAAAGTGTTCCAAGCAGACTTGGGTAGAAGGTTGAAAATCTGGGATTTGAACTAAAGCCTGTATTTTCAACCACTATATGGCATTGTCTTCCATTTCACCATGGGCTCTGGTAGAAATGTGGATATGGGGGAAGTTAACGATTCAGGTGTGATCATTTGAGAACATTTCTCTATTAATTAATAATTCAGTATATTTGGAGTAAATTAAAAGACATCATTAATCcttagctcaaacggtaaagaatctccctgtgaTGCAgcagacaagggttcaatccctgggttgggaagttcctctgtagaagggaatggcaatccactccagtattcttgcctagagaacttcaaggacagagaagcctggcaggctacagtcagtggggctACAGTCACAATCCCTAGCTTAGCCATCAAGGAAACCCAGATATTCAAAATAGCCATGGCTTACAAAAAAGGTCatttattaaaagtattataCACTCTTCACTATCTTCTGTGGTTTTGGAAACTTTCTCTCATGGTCAGGCTGGTACAGTTTTTTCCTTAAGTGATTAAGAAGCATCATTCCACTCAATATTATTACCACATATAAAACATGTGAATACATCAGATGATGCTCCATTTGCATCTCAATCAGCATTCTGCAATGAATTAGGGTGTTACTAAACTATGTATAAATAATCAGCTTTCCAAAATGTCCTAAGTTCCATTGACATTGAGTTCCTACCATCACCTCTTCAAATTCAGTTTGTTGTTACCTAAAATCCATGTGTGGATTGGTAGGGTAGTCTGTTCCCAGTTGGTTGTGAAGAGTCATAATTTGGAACATTCTAGATATAAAACTGTGTGATACtttgtattttttcactttatgaAACAGGTATCCATGGGTTatgtaaaaaaagcaaaaatttggggaaaagttgaaagaatgaaGCCATATCACAAAATTTGTCCTTTATAAAcctaacaaaagtaaacaaaaagatgaaaattaaattgtgattgaaaaaaaatttttcaaagactaccaaagagagagagagagacagagtggtTAACTCAGTCATTAACTTAGAAAGATGTCAGCTATGATCAGCAACAACAGGTAAGAGGATGGAAACCTTTCCTCTAGAACTCTAACCAAAACTTCTAGAAAATGAATGTGTAAGTTGACAAAATCTTGAGAGTTTTTGCCCCATTTGGAGAAAAGTGGACCTAATTTACAGGAGGATGGTAGTCTCAATGGCTACATTTgtaagataaatgaaaaagagaagcagaataaaaaatattttccctttaataGAAGCATGGCTCCacatcatgctaaagctgaaactccagtactttggccacctcatgcaaagagttgactcattggaaaagactatgatgctgggagggattgggggcaggaggagaaggggacgacagaggatgagatggctggatagcatcactgactcgatggacgtgagtctaagtgaactccaggagttggtgatggacagggaggcctggcgtgctgctattcatggggtcgcaaagagtcggacacaactgagcgactgatctgatctgatctgaatgcgaGATTTCTTTAGAAACAATgctaatacaaaattgtaaaatttaaaaataaaataaaattaaaaaaaaaccataaaaaaaaaaggaaacaatgctCATAGCATCACTTCCTTTCTTAAAACGTCTCTTGGCTTACCAGTGTCCAGTTTACTCCAGAAAACAGCTAATTCTTTCCAGTTGTTCTTTTTAGACTTTCTCATTCATCCTTCTCTATTAACACTTaccatattcttttattttttgtaatcttatgacttggggcttcccaggtagagctaGGGGTAAGGAACACGTatgataatgcaggagacataagagatgctggttcaattctTGAGtggggaagacctcctggaggagggcatggcaacccactccagtattcttgcctggagaatcccatggaaagaggagcctggcaagctacagtccatagtgtcacaaagagtcagacacaattgacgcgacttagcacacatgcacgcacgcaaGCTTATGACTTATAAGTAAACTGCAAACTTGACAATTTACAGTTTATATACATTTCTATCACATTACACCATAGATTCCCTGAAATTAAGACATATGCCTTTCATATTTTTATCCTTAAGTGCCAGGTCAGCACTTGAATTATGGTGGACactcaatacatatttactgaatgaagtatatctttccttgaagtgtattttgttttgttaaaactTTACAATCTTTTTGATGGTGTCCTTGAAGGCTTGTTTCACTTGCTGATTTCTTAGAGTATAAATGAAGGGATTTAACAAGGGAGTAATTGAAGTAATGAGCACGGCTATTCCTTTGTTGAAAGCACCTTCTTCTTTTGCAGAAGGATTAATGTACATAAACATGCAGCTGCCATAAGAGAGCGAGATGACAATCCTGTGGGAGGAACAAGTGAAAAAAGCCTTTGCCCTTTGCTGAGCAGAAGGAATCCTCAGAATGGTCCTGATAATATATGTATAAGAAAGTGTCACCAGCACCAGAGTAACCACCAAAGTCACAACTGCCAAGGAGATGACCATCAGTTCTAAGAGGCTTGTGTCTGAGCAGGCGAGCTCCAGGAGGGGCCCATAGTCACAGTAATAGTGATTCAGAACATTGGAGGCACAGAAATCCACCTGGCTCATTAAGATGATTGGGGGAAAGATAGCCAGGAATCCCCCTAGCCAGGAGCAGAACACAAGTTGTATGCAGACTCTGCTGTTCATGACGGTCAGGTAGTGCAggggtttgcagatggccacatagtggTCATAGGACATAGAAGCCAGGAGGTAAAAGTCTGTTGCCCCAAGAAATATAgcaaaaaaatattgaatcaagCATCCAGCAAAGCTGATGGCTTTATTTCCTGTTGTCATGCTGGTCAGAAATCTGGGAATGAAAATGGATGTGAAGGAAACTTCTAAGAAGGAGAAATTCCggaggaagaaatacatgggggtTTGGAGGTGAGAATCTACTAGAGTGAGAATGATGATAGTCAGATTTCCTAGGACACTTAGCATGTAGGtgagaaacagaaagatgaaTATCAGTGCCTGGACCTCAGGTTGATTTGTGAGGCCCAACAAAATAAACTCAGTAAATGTTCGGTTTTTCATTGTTGACCTTCAGTAGATCTAAAGGGAATAGGTGAAAATGATGAAAACTAAAGTTTTTTTGGGGCTGGGGAGATAAAGCTCATTGTAATCAACAGAATCAGATCATATATAACTCTCCATCTAGTTGGGCCAAACTAGTGTCCATTGGACTAGACTTGTTCCATGTAAGCCCCTCTGTTGCTCATGTAAATGACCTTATTCCTAAAGTCTTTGTAATTCCTCAAGTTGATCTATTCCTGCACACATAAGAGAATTATTACAGAataattacttaatttttttcagaagaaTAAATTTTTGTACCCATCTTTTCCTTACAAAGTCTCCATATTGAAGTCATATTTCTCTGACTCTGATAATCTCATACCTCAGGGCACTTGGTAGAAATATCTCTATCTGATGCTATTTTCTGtgcttctctctcccctctgttGCTTTTCCTATACTGTTTCCCCTTCCCTGTAATATTCCCCCTCCTTGTACTATTTAATGTTTAGATGAATACCTGCCACAGATCCTCATCTCCATTACTATATAAATCTCTGACTTCCCTTGTTCCAGCAACCAatatggtatggggaaggaggtgggaagggggttcaggattggaaacacgtgtacacctgtggcagattcatgttgatgtatggcaaaaccaatacaatattgtaaagtaatcagcctctaattaaaataaataaatttaattaaaaaaagaaatttccccAAGTAGATAATTCTGAAGATCTTGATGCATAACTGATATTTCTAGACCCTCcccccttcccaggtggtgcatttggtaaagaatctgcctgctcatTGCAAGATACacaagagaaatgggtttgactcctggtttgggaagattcccctggagcagaaaatggcaacccactccagtatttttgccagaaaattccatggacagaggagcctggtgggctacagtacatggggtcacaaagagttggtcatgactaagcatgcacacaccagtTCTTTTGTAGGGTGAATTTGTAACAGTGCTTTAGGACTTAAAGACCTTTAGTTCAAtattctatcattttattttgactACATGAGCAAGTTTAAGGCATTAATAAATCATATTCATtagcatttacttttatttctctgcCATTTTCAAAGTCTCCTATACACTGATTTggactatatttctttttttttaattttattttatttttaaactttacaatattgtattagttttgccaaatatcgaaatgaatccgccacaggtatacccgcgttccccatcctgaaccctccacccttctccctcccctcccctccctctgggtgtcccagtgcaccagccccaagcatccagtaccatgcatcggacctggactggcgactcgtttcatacatgatattatacatgtttcaatgctattttcccaaatctccccaccctccccctcttccacagagtccataagactgatctatacatcggtgtctcttttgctgtctcatactaTATTTCTGAGAATAGAAGTCTTGAGAGATCCACAGACAGCATCTCAGAGTAGATTTTGCTCAAAGCCTCAAAGAGTCCTCAGTGGCAAACCAAGGATGATCAATTTATCATGCTTCAAATTTTCTTGGCATACAGAACCCAGGAAGAGGAACACTCATGTTTCTGACAATGAGTCCTTGTACATAAATTGGTAATCCCCAAGGAAGCAAATTTTACTGGTGGTATCCTGTGTGCCTCTTTAGGTTTTTCTGattaagaagcagaaacaagGTAAAATACCACTCTAATTCACACGTGTAAGAGTAAGGAAAATTAGACCCTCACAATCATTTTTGTCAACCTCTCCATTATTCCATATAGCTTTTGGAGGTATTGACCTATATCCTGCTACAACTCTGCCTTCCTTGTCTGTACTAACCTGTGGTCTTTGGAAAATGCTTCATTGTCATCCAGATTTTCACAGTTGGAGGATTTAATCAATCCATATTTATAGAATAATAACATCATTTACTTAAAACATTCAGTATTCTCACCCTCATTGATCTGATTGACTGTAGTGGGCTGTTTACCTTGTTGTCCCCAAGAGGTAAATCAAAGGTGAGATGTGCCATGTGAGTCTCTGAGTTGtataaaatttagtatttttaaaaattggcttcCCATCCACATTCAATTATTCTTTCAATGGAAGTACCCAAGTTTTTAGAGCTTAACTGGAAAGGAAGTGTATTACTTCCATTCTTTGAATCTGAATCAGAATCAAATCACAGTTTCTGAGACATAGACTTCTTCACATGTATAATTAAAAAAAGTGCAAATAATCACCTCCTTCTCCTGGCaataatagaattaaaaaagAGGACTTTAATAAGCTGAAAATGTTTCTGTTCTAAGAAAGATTATTGCAGAGTCCTTAGAAGGCAGGGTATGGGTGGGCTTCTTTGCAGTTTCTGTGTTCATTAGAGTGACATGGACTTTATTTGCTCTTTTTAGAGCAGGCACATGGGGATCAGTTTCTTAAAGAAGTTAAAGATGCCCTGTGGACCCAAGTATAAAAGTTGCAAATAAACTTCAGTTGACAGTTTGGAGAACAAGTTGTAAACATGTAGCTGAGGAGAGAAGTTCCTGAGAGACCATAAGGGTGTCATGAAAGAATCTGCGACAGTCATGAGGTTTGTGATGTTGAGAGTGATGGAGTGATAACCCAGGGGATTGGTGTGCCTGCCCGAGTCATTATTcctattatttttccctttaacaaACTAGTTGGCCAGTGCTCAAACTTGATATAAATGAGTGTCACTTCACAGTGGATTATCAcaaccttggggcttccctggtggctcagtggtaaagaacccatctgccaatgcaggagatgtgggttcgatccatgggttgggaagatcccctgaagaaagaaatagcaaaccagtccagtattcttgtctgggaaatccgatggacagaggagtctggagggctatgtccatggggtctcaaaagagttggatacgaattagcaactaaacaacaacaacaactttaatGCCATGGTATCCTCCATTAAGATCTGCATGCttattatttctgaaattaataCTCCATCCAATTAGcacctggaaaatatttttctatggaAGATTTGATTTTATGTATACATTCTAGAGGTCTACAGGCTCACAGAAGCTATTTGCCTTCACCTTCTGAAGGAATAGTATGTTTTCACTTGCCTCCCTGTGAGATATTCTAACAACCTTGCCTATTGCACATAACTCTGCAGGCAAGCTCTTAACCACATCCAACTTATTCCAGGAATACAGCTGTGACATTATATTGACAACATCCTTCTGCAAGGAAATTCAAACAATGCTTTCACATGGGCTAAACAAAACTTTTCATAGAACTTTCTAATCAGAATTGGTCCACTGCATCGTATAAAATTCAAGGCCCCACTACTGCACTAAAATTTCTGAACAATACTCCTCAGCCCAGGAATGATTTATACCTGATGTAGTAAGGAACCAATTCTCCAGTTTTATCAGCATTTGCTATTTTAAAGGAGTCTCAGTGTTTACATGCTTAATTGGTTCTCAGAAGCAACATGCTCCTCATTTAGGAATTTGATTTCAGTCCATTATGCTGCTTCTTACAAATGGAGtcactttgttttgctttaaaaaattaattaattttagaattatcATAATTGAATACAACATTGCATTAATACAAGATAATGagtagatatttatatatatattacaaaatgatcactacAATAAGTCTAATTAAtatctgtcaccatacatagttatagatttttttcttttttttttttcaaagaccaAATATTTTTTTACTGTGTCACACTACTTCTTTAACACATTCAAAAAAGTTCCAAGGTATCAAATAATTTACTTAGTTGAGGAGACTCTAAAGACATGATATTCAAAGGAGAGAAAAcgtttttaatcatgaaaaagCATACTTATGAAAAATAAGCTTATAGGTTTTACTCTGGAAACACATCaactaaaaatacaaagaaaaattaaaagagataCAAGTTATTGAGTACAGATCTCCCTAGACTTACAATGATGTTATGTCCCAATAAACCTATTGTAAGCTGAAAACGCATTTCATCCATCTAACGTACTCAACATCATAGCTcagtctgctactgctgctgctaagtcgcttcagtcgtgtcggactgtatgcgaccccagagacggcagcccaccaggctctcctgtccctgggattctccaggcaagaacactggagtgggttgccatttccttctccaatagattttttttcttatgataaaaGCTTTTTAAGATAGACTCTcctaacaactttcaaatatacaatacagtaccAATAACTATAGTCATCATACTATATAGTACATCTCCataactaatttattttataactggaagtttgtatattttggctCTCTTTACCCATTTCTCCTAGCTCCATCCCCCACCTTTGGCaatcaccagtctgttctctgtatctatgagtttaattttatttattgatttacaaaaatttttattagagaatagttgatttacagttctgttagtttcaggtgtacagcaaattgactcagttatatataaacacatatgtgctcttatttagattctttttccatacaggtcattacagagtattgagtagagttccctgggctattcAGTAAGTCCTtaatggtcatctattttactttttattaaatgttttgttttgtgttagaGTATATCCAATTAATGTGATAGTTACAGGTAGACCAAGGCAAAGGGACTTagctacatatacacacacacatatacacatatatgtatatacatgtacatatatgtataaatacacatatatacacatgtatccattctcccccaaacttgccttccatccaggctgaaaCATGACAttaaacagagttccctgtgctatatagtaagtcctagcctggagaatcccagggatggcggagcctggtgggctgctgtctatgtggtcgcacagagtcggacacgactgaagcgacttagcagcagcagttatctatattatatatagtagtagtgtgtacatattaattccaatctcccaatttatcccactcCCCCTTACCCCacctggtaactgtaagtttgttttctatatctgtgactctatttctgttttttaaagtattcatttgtactttatttttagattccatacgtaaggagtatcatatgatatttgtctttctctgcttgtCTTACTTaaattagtatgataatctctagatccatccatattgctgcaagtggcataatttaattctttttaatggctgagtaatattccattgtttctatctatctatatacaccacatcttctttattcattcttgtgtcaatggacattcagtttgcttccatatcttggctattgtaaacagtgctcaGCGAACACATGTAAGAGAGATCAagcattatttgtttttctctgtctgatctattccacttagcataatgcccttaaggtctctctatgttgttgcaaatgacaagattttcttcttttttatgactaaatagttatatatattttcttaattcattcatctgttagaggatacttaggttgtttccatatcttggctattgtaaataatgctgcaatgaatgtgGGCATTCATTGAAAAGGGCACAGGCaccttttcaagttagtgttttcattttcttcaaataaatacccagaagtggaatcgatggatcatatgatttttttagttttaatttcttgaggaaactctatactgtttttcatagtggttgaATATAAATTGGCTTGCTCCTAATGGCTTGCCACCCCAAACCAAAAATCACTAAATTGCAATAAAACAGGCACTTCTATCAGTGTCATTCAACTGTCCCAACCCCCCAAACTTCTTCACTGGAGAGGCTTTGGCTACCTTACCTTGGTCCTTTTGGAGTCCCTGAATCAGTCATTGTTCGTGGGTTTCTGCTGCAAAAAACTGCCTTCTCTGGCTGCACATTTCACAGCCTTAGGATGGCAACTGTTGGCTGTATAGTGGATCTTTCTTGGAATAAGTGCTTTTACAAATCCTGAACCTTTGACTCTGCACCCAGTTGTTCATTATGCCTTGGGTCTTTGAAGCACCACCCCACAAACTTGGCATGGCCACAAAGGCCTCATTATTCAAATGAAAATGCTACTTAGAGAGCCAAACTTGGGCCTTCTGGCAAATCTCACCCACAGGAGGAAATGATCTCCATGTCCTCAATCCTTTGCTAGATGCAGTGGTGCCTGAAGAGGTCACCCCTCCCCCATATCCATTGGTCATTTGGGGAGCCTCTTGGGATTAACTGAGTGATCAGGAAATGGAATTTGCATACTTTACAGATTCAGCACCAACATCACACAGGATGAAGCCCACTGAAAATCTTCTGCACTAGGACATCCCTAATCAAAGGTGGGACCCAGGGGTCAGcacagtaattttatttatttatttttaatttattttaattggaggctaattactttacaatattgtagtggtttttgccatacattgacatgaatgagccgtgggtgtacatgtgttccccatcctgaaaccccctcccaggtccctccccatcccaccccctctgggtcatcccagtgcaccacagCACAGTCATCTTAATATTGGAGGATGTGATGGCCAACAATTGGCCCCTTCACATTTTTATAGACTCTTGGTCTGTTGCCGACCATGTAGTCACATGGTCTGGCTAATGGCAGCAACAACAATCCCTTATCGAAGTTGTTTCACACTCTCCTTTGGGGTAAAGAACTCCAGGAATTTCTTGCATCACAGATACCCAAAATGCAAATCAAGGTTGCATACTAAAATTCAATTTTCAGGGCCTCATTACAAAGCACAGGCTGATAAATTAGCTTGGATTTCTGAAGTACACACTGGTACAGTCTCAGATCTGATGCCACTAATCTCTTCTGGTGGGCCCATGAAATGCCAGTCCATAGTATGGCCTCTGCTTTCAAGGCCTGAGAAGAATTAAAGGgacttcccttttccagtgggaTCATAAGATAGCACAGTGACTAATCCATGCATCTTATGAGGGAAAACGTGCCCCTGCCTATATAATGGAAGAAGATTATCTCCCTGGGGGATGGCCCTTAGCCAGTGGCAAATAGATTTATGAGGCCACTGTCTCCCTCTGCTGTTAGTTACTATTCTTGGATCATGGTAGACACCTGGAAATAGTATTCCCCTCTCCTTCCAGACATGCTACCATTGAAGCCACAATACCAGACCTCAATGAGGCTTTTCTTATACTTTTACTAAAATGAGCTAAAGCTCTTGTTGGTAGTTTGTCA
It includes:
- the LOC133248853 gene encoding olfactory receptor 6C4-like, coding for MKNRTFTEFILLGLTNQPEVQALIFIFLFLTYMLSVLGNLTIIILTLVDSHLQTPMYFFLRNFSFLEVSFTSIFIPRFLTSMTTGNKAISFAGCLIQYFFAIFLGATDFYLLASMSYDHYVAICKPLHYLTVMNSRVCIQLVFCSWLGGFLAIFPPIILMSQVDFCASNVLNHYYCDYGPLLELACSDTSLLELMVISLAVVTLVVTLVLVTLSYTYIIRTILRIPSAQQRAKAFFTCSSHRIVISLSYGSCMFMYINPSAKEEGAFNKGIAVLITSITPLLNPFIYTLRNQQVKQAFKDTIKKIVKF